In Catenulispora sp. EB89, one genomic interval encodes:
- a CDS encoding FtsX-like permease family protein codes for MMLPIAIATLRHRKGGFVGALVALFCAAALVTGCGTLLVTGILGTVKPERFAAAPIVVSGDQNVHATEVKGNGKVKNKAKPVSDHVWVSAGLADRIKALPSVKAVATEVLFAAYLPGGPTTDSFGHGWESASLSSLTLASGRAPSAPDEVVLDASTAAATHLRVGSTAPLRTAGGTMPVRVVGVTSQGFASQAAIYFDTAEARTLAGHDGLVDAIGVFPAGDPDVTANDVRSLLSSADAGTVPAPVVHTGDSRGAAEFPDSANASVRLISMGAVLGGTSLIVAVLVVVGTFALSIQQRQREIAVLRAVAATGKQVRKMIGGEALAVGSAAGVAGAFAGLPLGAWLHGEFVALDIIPANVPVVLSVFPVFASVLATVGAGWAAARISARRATRIRPVEALGEAELKPPRVSVVRALFGVLAIAGATVLTALLTVLHSDGAATPVCFNAVLLWCIALALLGPWVARSAVAVLGVPLRLSRVGGYLAANNLRAAAPRLASVITPLTLMLAMACTILFSQSSVADAATAQRAAGNVADYVVGSKVPAGAAAEVAAVPGVRTVTQVLHATVRTGLNDRNVLGVTPTGLGDTLDLGITAGSIGSLTGPDTAAAALGQGYRIGSQVSMTLPDGTPARVTIVALYARQLGFGDLVLAHALLAPHVDVPLDDELLVKAPGVGRAALVAALKGEPGLGIRDRVQAQASSNDAGAKIGYVTLGLIVAFTAIAVVNTLAMSISDRRREFAALRLTGATRRQVHRMLGWETATAVAVATALGLAVATAVLTTYASGMTRGTGGVSMPPGTLAAVVGAGAVLAALATWLPARAALGAGSGLGSGSGEG; via the coding sequence ATGATGCTCCCCATCGCCATCGCCACTCTGCGCCATCGCAAGGGCGGATTCGTCGGGGCGCTGGTCGCCCTGTTCTGTGCCGCCGCGCTGGTCACCGGCTGCGGCACGCTACTGGTCACCGGGATCCTCGGGACCGTCAAGCCCGAACGCTTCGCGGCCGCGCCGATCGTCGTCAGCGGCGACCAGAACGTGCACGCCACGGAGGTCAAGGGCAACGGCAAGGTCAAGAACAAGGCCAAGCCGGTCAGCGATCACGTGTGGGTGTCCGCGGGGTTGGCCGACCGAATCAAGGCTCTGCCTTCGGTGAAGGCGGTCGCCACCGAGGTGCTGTTCGCGGCGTATCTGCCGGGTGGTCCGACCACCGATTCCTTCGGCCACGGTTGGGAATCCGCCTCCCTGTCCAGCTTGACGCTGGCTTCGGGGCGTGCGCCTTCGGCCCCGGACGAGGTGGTGCTGGACGCGTCCACCGCGGCTGCGACGCACCTCCGCGTCGGATCGACGGCGCCGTTGCGCACGGCCGGCGGGACGATGCCGGTGCGCGTCGTCGGCGTCACGTCGCAGGGCTTTGCGAGCCAGGCCGCGATCTACTTCGACACGGCCGAGGCGCGCACGTTGGCGGGGCACGACGGGTTGGTCGACGCGATCGGCGTGTTCCCCGCAGGGGATCCCGATGTCACCGCCAACGATGTCAGGAGCCTGCTTTCATCGGCTGACGCCGGGACGGTCCCCGCGCCGGTCGTCCACACCGGGGATTCCCGGGGCGCCGCCGAGTTCCCGGACTCCGCGAACGCCTCGGTGCGGCTGATCAGTATGGGAGCGGTGCTCGGCGGGACGTCGCTGATCGTCGCGGTGCTGGTGGTCGTGGGGACGTTCGCGTTGTCGATCCAGCAGCGGCAGCGGGAGATCGCGGTGCTGCGGGCGGTGGCGGCGACCGGCAAGCAGGTGCGCAAGATGATCGGCGGCGAGGCGTTGGCGGTGGGATCGGCCGCCGGGGTGGCGGGGGCGTTCGCGGGGCTGCCGCTCGGGGCCTGGCTGCACGGGGAGTTCGTGGCGTTGGACATCATCCCGGCGAACGTCCCGGTGGTCCTGTCGGTGTTCCCGGTGTTCGCCTCGGTGCTGGCCACGGTCGGCGCCGGCTGGGCCGCGGCGCGGATCTCGGCGCGGCGGGCCACGCGGATCCGTCCGGTGGAGGCGCTGGGGGAGGCGGAGCTGAAGCCGCCGCGGGTGTCGGTTGTCAGGGCCCTGTTCGGGGTGCTGGCGATCGCCGGGGCGACGGTGCTGACGGCGCTGCTGACCGTGCTGCACAGCGACGGGGCCGCGACGCCGGTCTGCTTCAACGCGGTGCTGCTGTGGTGCATCGCGCTGGCGCTGCTGGGGCCGTGGGTGGCGCGGTCGGCGGTGGCGGTGCTGGGAGTGCCGCTGCGGCTGTCGCGGGTCGGGGGGTATCTGGCCGCGAACAACCTGCGGGCCGCCGCACCGCGGCTGGCGTCGGTGATCACGCCGCTGACGCTGATGCTGGCGATGGCGTGCACGATCCTGTTCTCGCAGTCGAGCGTCGCGGACGCGGCGACGGCGCAGCGCGCGGCGGGGAACGTCGCCGACTACGTGGTGGGGAGCAAGGTGCCGGCGGGCGCGGCGGCGGAGGTGGCGGCGGTGCCGGGGGTGCGGACCGTGACGCAGGTGCTGCACGCGACGGTGCGGACCGGCCTGAACGACCGGAACGTGCTCGGCGTGACGCCCACGGGGCTCGGCGACACGCTGGACCTGGGGATCACGGCCGGCAGCATCGGCTCGCTCACCGGGCCGGACACGGCGGCGGCCGCGCTCGGGCAGGGGTACCGCATCGGGTCTCAGGTCTCGATGACACTCCCGGACGGGACGCCCGCGCGGGTGACGATCGTCGCGCTCTACGCGCGGCAGCTGGGCTTCGGCGACCTGGTGCTGGCGCATGCGCTGCTGGCGCCGCACGTGGACGTGCCGCTCGACGACGAACTGCTGGTGAAGGCGCCGGGGGTGGGGCGTGCCGCACTGGTCGCCGCGCTGAAAGGCGAGCCGGGGCTCGGGATCCGGGACCGGGTGCAGGCGCAGGCGTCGAGCAACGACGCGGGGGCGAAGATCGGCTACGTGACGCTCGGCCTGATCGTGGCGTTCACGGCGATCGCCGTGGTCAACACCCTGGCGATGAGCATCAGCGACCGCCGCCGCGAGTTCGCCGCGCTGCGCCTGACCGGCGCGACCCGCCGCCAGGTGCACCGGATGCTGGGCTGGGAGACGGCGACAGCGGTGGCGGTGGCCACGGCGCTGGGACTGGCGGTCGCGACGGCCGTCCTGACAACCTACGCCAGCGGCATGACGCGCGGCACCGGCGGCGTGTCGATGCCGCCGGGCACGCTGGCCGCCGTGGTCGGCGCCGGCGCGGTGCTCGCGGCGCTGGCGACGTGGCTGCCGGCCCGCGCGGCTTTGGGCGCGGGGTCCGGGCTGGGCTCGGGCTCAGGGGAGGGGTGA
- a CDS encoding ABC transporter ATP-binding protein yields the protein MNEAITQTVSEAITLQAVSKVYGKGRGAVAALREVSVGLPKGGFTAIMGPSGSGKSTFLHCAAGLDRPSAGTVRLGGTDLSGLSETKLTELRRERAGFVFQAFNLVSSLTVSQNITLPLRLAGRRADGARLAEVLKRVGLTERTHHRPGQLSGGQQQRVAIARALIADPEVIFADEPTGALDTMTAREVLVLLRETVDTMGQTIVMVTHDPVAAAYADTVLFLADGRIADSMPAPTAAGVADRMIRLGAWA from the coding sequence ATGAACGAGGCGATCACTCAGACGGTCTCAGAGGCCATCACCCTGCAGGCCGTCAGCAAGGTCTACGGCAAGGGCCGCGGCGCGGTCGCGGCCCTGCGCGAGGTGTCCGTCGGGCTGCCCAAGGGCGGCTTCACGGCCATCATGGGCCCCTCCGGCTCCGGCAAGAGCACCTTCCTGCACTGCGCCGCCGGCCTGGACCGGCCGAGCGCGGGCACCGTCCGGCTCGGCGGCACCGACCTGTCGGGCCTGAGCGAGACCAAGCTGACCGAGCTGCGCAGGGAGCGCGCCGGCTTCGTCTTCCAGGCCTTCAACCTGGTGTCGTCGCTGACCGTGAGCCAGAACATCACGCTGCCGCTGCGCCTGGCCGGCCGCCGGGCCGACGGCGCGCGGCTGGCCGAGGTGCTCAAGCGCGTGGGACTCACCGAGCGCACGCACCACCGGCCCGGCCAGCTCTCCGGCGGGCAGCAGCAGCGGGTGGCGATCGCCCGGGCGCTGATCGCCGACCCGGAGGTGATCTTCGCCGACGAGCCCACCGGCGCGCTGGACACCATGACCGCGCGCGAGGTGCTGGTGCTGCTGCGCGAGACGGTCGACACGATGGGCCAGACCATCGTCATGGTCACCCACGACCCGGTCGCCGCCGCCTACGCGGACACGGTCCTGTTCCTGGCCGACGGCCGCATCGCCGACTCCATGCCCGCCCCGACCGCCGCCGGCGTCGCCGACCGCATGATCCGGCTGGGGGCGTGGGCCTGA